From the genome of Hyphobacterium sp. CCMP332:
TCCTTGATCGCCGGGATTTTCCCCATCGGATTGATCGCCAGGAATTCCGGCGTCCGCATCGAGCCATCCTCATAGGCGACCGGTCTGATCGTGTAGTCGCAGCCGATCTCTTCGAGCAGCCAGTGCGTCATCGCCGCCCGCGATTGCGGATTGTGGTAGAATTCAAGGCTCATGCCGCTTCCCCTTTTTCCGAATTAACCCAGGCTTCCGCGCAGCCCTTGGCCAATTCGCGCACCCGCGCAATCCAGCTGGCGCGCTCGGCGACCGAAATCGCGCCGCGCGCATCGACCAGATTGAAGAGGTGGGAGGCTTTCAGGCAGTAATCATAGGCCGGCAGCGGCAGGGGTTTGTCCAGCGATAACAGCGCCATGCATTGCTTTTCGGCATCGGTGAATTGCCGCATCAGCATGTCGACATCAGCATGCTCGAAATTGAAGGCGGAATATTGCCGTTCGGCTTCCTGAAAGACATCGCCATATTTCAGGCCGGCGCCGTTGAAGTCCAGATCGTAAACATTTTCAACGCCCTGCACATACATGGCGAGGCGTTCCAGACCATAGGTCAGCTCGCCGGAGACGAGATCGACATCCAGCCCTCCGACTTGCTGAAAATAGGTAAATTGCGAGACTTCCATCCCGTCGCACCAGACCTCCCAGCCCAGCCCCCAGGCGCCCACCGTGGGGTTTTCCCAGTCATCCTCGACAAAGCGGACATCGTGCAGATTGCGGTCAATGCCGATGGCATCCAGCGAACCCAGATAGAGCTCCTGCAGATTGGCCGGGCTCGGTTTGAGTAGCACCTGAAACTGATAGTAATGCTGAAGCCGGTTCGGGTTTTCGCCATAGCGCCCGTCTGCCGGACGCCGCGAGGGCTGCACATAGGCGGCCCGCCACGGCGTCGGCCCGAGCGAGCGCAACGTCGTTGCCGGATGCAGCGTGCCCGCACCCACCTCGACATCATAGGGCTGCAGGATCGCACAGCCCTGCTCACCCCAATAGGCCTGCAGACGAAGGATCAATTCCTGAAAGGACGGCGCAGCTTTTGTGGTCATGGAAATATCAGCCCCGACAGCCGGAAATCCGGCTCTGGATAAGTCGCGCGGACACTAGGAAAGCAGGGCCCGTCAATCAAGCAAGGATGGCGGTTGGAGCGGTGACCTATATTGACGTTCGCAAGCTCGATTTTCCCCTCCCCTTGATGGGGAGGGTGGCCCGCAGGGCCGGGTGGGGTGATCAGCGCTGTGTTGGGCACCCCCCCACCCCTTCCCCTCCCCACACCGGGGGAGGGGAAATTACTGGCTCGATGGCTCAAAGTCTGGACCCCTCCTTCGAGGCTCACTTCGTTCGCGCCTCAGGATGAGGTGGAGTGAATTTCGATGCGCTAATTTACCTCATGCTGAGGAGCTTTCCGTCCGGAAAGCCTCGAAGCACGCACATGTCACCGCACTTCAATCCGGTCAGACCCCCGCAGGATGGACTCCGCCTCGGCCGTGTATTTCCGGTCGGAGCCATCATGTAGAACCAGTGGCGGCAAGAGCTTCATCGGACCGCGCACACCCTTGCGAGCCGAGACCAGAATGCGCTTGGCCGGTTGATCGGCATAGGGCGCGACCGGCTTGACCACGACATCGCCGAACCATTTTTTCATCAGCAACAGAATATCATCGAGCCGGTCAGCGCGATGCACCAGCGTCACGCGTCCCTTGGGCACCAGCACCTTGTTGGCCAGGCTAATCCATGTTTCCAGCGGTACCCCATGGCCCATATAGGCAGCCTGTTTCTGGAATTTCGGCGGCACCATTTTCTTCGGATCATCATAATAGGGCGGATTGAAAAACACCTGATGCGCCAGTCCCAGATGACCCGGATTGGCGACATCAGCATGAAAGGCGACAATGCGATCTGTCCAGCCATTTGCCGCGATATTCTCGTCGGCAAAGCCCAGCATCACCGGGTCCGTATCGAAGCCCTGAAACCGGCTGACCCTGTTGTGATACGCCGCCACCAGCATCGCCGCGCCCGATCCGCAACCAAACTCAATGCCCACATGTTCCGGCTTCAGGTCGATCGACGCGCCCAGCAACACCGCATCCAGCCCGGAGCGGAAACCGGCGTCCGACTGCCGCGCAATGACCTTGCCGTCCAGAAGCGTGACCGGCTCAGTCATCCGGCAAGTCGTCAAAAGCCACTTTCAGCGCGGATCTGGCCTGATGGGCTTCCTCGTCAATCACCATGATCCTGCGTTTGATGAAGGGCAGCGCCCCGGCATAGGCACCGGCGGTTTCGCTATCCAGAACAATCGGTTCCAGTCCCGCCTGCCGCAAGACATTCTCGGCAAAATTCAGCTCCACGGGATCATTCGTTCGAAAAACCTCGATCACGGACAGATCGCTCCTATTTGATGGGCTGCGACGATCAGCGCAGCGTTGCCAGCTTGCGGCAGTGTCTTCGCGTTTCTATTGTCGCTCAAGTCTAATGGGCCGTGGCTGTCGAAGGAAACCGGTTTGGATATCAGCGCAATTGCCAACCAGGCGCTCGAGCGCGCGGGCGAAGCGGTCGCGTCAAAGCCCAATGCTGCCGAGAAACTGGCGCGTCTGGCCGATGGCGAGATGAAGGCTGTGAATGCACTCATTCTCGAGCGCATGGGCAGCCCGGTGCCCCTGATTCCCAAACTCGCAAAATATCTGGTCGAGGCCGGCGGAAAGCGCGTGCGCCCGCTGGTCACCATCGCCGCCGCCAACATGATCGGCTATTCCGGCGAGGCGCATCTGAAGCTCGCCGCGGCGGTCGAATTCATCCACACCGCCACCCTGCTCCATGACGATGTGGTGGACGAAAGCGATCTGCGCCGCGGCCGCAAACCGGCCAA
Proteins encoded in this window:
- a CDS encoding glycine--tRNA ligase subunit alpha; translated protein: MTTKAAPSFQELILRLQAYWGEQGCAILQPYDVEVGAGTLHPATTLRSLGPTPWRAAYVQPSRRPADGRYGENPNRLQHYYQFQVLLKPSPANLQELYLGSLDAIGIDRNLHDVRFVEDDWENPTVGAWGLGWEVWCDGMEVSQFTYFQQVGGLDVDLVSGELTYGLERLAMYVQGVENVYDLDFNGAGLKYGDVFQEAERQYSAFNFEHADVDMLMRQFTDAEKQCMALLSLDKPLPLPAYDYCLKASHLFNLVDARGAISVAERASWIARVRELAKGCAEAWVNSEKGEAA
- a CDS encoding DUF2007 domain-containing protein, which encodes MIEVFRTNDPVELNFAENVLRQAGLEPIVLDSETAGAYAGALPFIKRRIMVIDEEAHQARSALKVAFDDLPDD
- a CDS encoding tRNA1(Val) (adenine(37)-N6)-methyltransferase, yielding MTEPVTLLDGKVIARQSDAGFRSGLDAVLLGASIDLKPEHVGIEFGCGSGAAMLVAAYHNRVSRFQGFDTDPVMLGFADENIAANGWTDRIVAFHADVANPGHLGLAHQVFFNPPYYDDPKKMVPPKFQKQAAYMGHGVPLETWISLANKVLVPKGRVTLVHRADRLDDILLLMKKWFGDVVVKPVAPYADQPAKRILVSARKGVRGPMKLLPPLVLHDGSDRKYTAEAESILRGSDRIEVR